The following proteins are co-located in the Ascochyta rabiei chromosome 8, complete sequence genome:
- a CDS encoding Trafficking protein particle complex subunit 31 codes for MVFLPVKPCLLDIHTVAQDYLRALCRSRALILVKGLNVLEQQMCLICATGIWPQLLHIIGLTACVGSNSNSCSCHHCLHLHRARALALASVSLALSTFADDTNNTYEPPLAFINFFSATTYRVRIVPFKRISVTDVLQMSVDLDVLFACELDTAAELEPSLTPKFCPVASVSTADTTLYDDETGGASLINDELIGGPVADTGLPFGMHVDTYAEDTIKSLLRERDSWKAGAEKHSKAYEDLERRVYRNAIVGADLPTDIIGRLNLLESATDHYRVKNRTLRESLSVAENKIVALQNEIAGQKNRLKGAGKKVRNAKDAAGKQEEKAKAATHHQQLRTTSERRMKQERNEAVAEAQSLKKLCKDLQADLEVERSGRPHLRKGNTTSDTTTAVIPIELSIYRGDFLKLSNDLDANQFTITEQMQRWYEDCVNPQVVGANYASNQEEGVVAVKLNKLYADLVELVDGHQEAGAEHDGPRSKHTLEPICRKAEERHNSEN; via the coding sequence ATGGTCTTTCTCCCAGTCAAGCCTTGTCTGCTTGATATCCATACTGTCGCTCAAGACTACCTTCGGGCGTTATGTAGAAGCCGCGCCCTAATACTTGTGAAAGGATTAAACGTGCTTGAGCAGCAAATGTGTTTGATCTGCGCGACGGGGATATGGCCGCAGCTACTCCATATCATCGGTCTCACCGCGTGTGTAGGATCGAATTCGAATAGTTGCTCCTGCCATCATTGTCTTCACCTTCACCGCGCACGTGCGCTTGCGCTCGCCTCCGTCTCACTTGCACTTTCCACTTTCGCTGACGACACAAACAACACCTACGAACCGCCACTTGCGTTCATAAACTTTTTTTCAGCAACCACTTATAGAGTAAGAATCGTGCCCTTCAAGCGTATTTCAGTCACTGATGTGCTGCAGATGAGTGTCGATCTCGATGTCCTTTTCGCCTGCGAGCTAGACACTGCCGCAGAACTAGAGCCATCCCTCACTCCCAAATTCTGTCCAGTAGCAAGCGTCTCGACAGCCGATACAACACTGTACGATGATGAGACTGGTGGAGCGAGCCTCATAAATGATGAGCTCATCGGTGGCCCGGTGGCCGATACAGGCCTACCGTTCGGTATGCATGTCGACACGTATGCCGAAGATACCATCAAATCCCTCCTACGAGAGCGTGACAGTTGGAAAGCTGGAGCAGAAAAACATTCCAAAGCTTACGAAGACCTTGAGCGACGCGTCTACCGAAACGCCATAGTCGGTGCCGATCTTCCGACAGACATCATAGGTCGCCTCAATCTGCTGGAGAGCGCGACGGATCATTATCGAGTCAAGAACAGAACCCTGCGCGAGAGCCTTAGTGTCGCGGAAAACAAGATAGTCGCGCTTCAGAACGAGATTGCCGGGCAGAAGAACAGGTTGAAGGGTGCAGGAAAGAAGGTTCGCAACGCAAAGGATGCTGCAGGTAAACAAGAGGAGAAAGCGAAGGCCGCCACCCACCATCAACAGCTGCGCACCACTTCTGAGCGAAGGATGAAGCAGGAGCGCAACGAAGCTGTTGCCGAAGCGCAGTCACTCAAGAAGTTATGCAAAGACCTGCAAGCAGACCTTGAGGTGGAGCGATCCGGTCGCCCACACTTGCGGAAAGGAAATACTACTTCAGACACAACTACTGCTGTCATTCCTATTGAGCTTTCGATCTATCGCGGAGACTTCCTGAAGCTGTCAAATGATCTCGACGCCAATCAATTCACCATCACTGAGCAGATGCAGCGCTGGTACGAGGACTGCGTGAATCCGCAGGTCGTTGGCGCCAATTATGCGAGTAACCAGGAAGAAGGAGTGGTGGCTGTGAAACTGAACAAGCTGTATGCGGACCTGGTCGAACTAGTCGATGGACACCAGGAGGCAGGGGCGGAACACGATGGTCCCCGGTCAAAACATACACTCGAGCCGATCTGTCGTAAGGCTGAGGAGCGACACAACTCCGAGAACTGA